GTTAGTTTGAGGATGCAGATCGATCCCTTGATCTCCGTATCACTCCACTCGTTAACTCCCCACCCCATCACCATGCCAACATTATGTTCCTTAGAAATCCACACTGTGAGCTTGTAAATTATTGTATTCCTTAAAATGGATACTTCAATTTGTTATTCTTTATAACGTAGTAAAGTCAGATTTCCAGTAATCTGTTATGGCGAATTGAAAAATGGTGTGGTTTAGAGAGTTTAgatagcacctatagtagaaaagatggtagaaacTAGACTTGGGTcatttgggcatgtagagagaagaaaTGTGGATTCTGTAGTTAGGAAGGGGAGACCTTGAAACTATTAGGAAGGATCTAGAGATAAATGAGTTGGAGAAAGACATGGTTTTTGATAGAGCACTATGAAgtcgtttgattcatgtagccgaccccagcttagtgggataagactaggtcgttgttgttgaattaaaaaatggtttGGATAGGCCAAGGTCAGGTGTCATGGTTTCAACTTCCAATTAAAtagtatattattataaatcTTTGTTAAGAATTGAGGTACCCATCATTAATTAATCATTAATACAAAGTAAAATACAATGCCTTGAGAGTGATGCACATAATATTCATGTAGAAATGTAGAAACGAAGTATATATGTAGTATTACTACTATTGTATAAATTTAAgctggttttatttaatttaatgcagAATCCCCACCTAGTTATGATACATAATCAAATATATGTGTAGCTATTGCAGAGGATCCAATTTACTCCGTGAGCCATGCtagaaaaagaaagggaaagtAGGAAATGTATCGCAAGGATTTTCTAGTTGATGATGAGGGGAGAAAAAGGATGATGTACAACAAAATACAACCACAACAAAAATCGGAGTTACAAGCAAACAgtaattcacacttattaagaaaactaacacttaatgatttgaggtataattttttgtattctTCTTGGAATAAGTTTcgtggaaagatgtaaaaataattctcattggttaaaaattatggagaaaataaaaaggacaacaaattgaatgcaatttgcatttaattttacattggaaaagattatttgtttgaaaaaatataataatagcaaaaaaattagtcttttttgcttatattttaagacaaagaatatgaaatttttttgcttatattttaggacggagggagtagataCCAGTCATGAATGCCAAATATAGTGAGATGAGAGCAATTCCAAGAAAATTTAacgtagaattgattctagaaaAGCTAGAAGTTAGGATTTGTAGCTTTAATGATAATTGCTTTTAGAGGATATAACCAATTCttaaaagccaaaccaaacaccaTTAAAAACTCAGTTTTTCACTTTTAAAGGTTGTAGAATCACTTCTTGGTGTTGAAAAGCCAAACCAATAGACTAATAACTATCAATCATTCGTTGAAAATCGCTTTTTAAACACTTAGTAACTGTTCACAGACACCTCAAATTATCCTAATTACTTCCCTTTACAACTATTTACCATCtgtatcattttctttcttattttttaattgctaATTAATTCTTCTTTCTCTACTAATTTACTAATCTGGAATTTTATTGTTAATTGTAAATTatctcttaattttatttaccGATTCAACTTCAACATTATGGTTCAACTTAAATGTTACGGAATTGACCAATAACAACCAAgaattattatgttattgattaGAATATGAATATTTGTGTTAGTTATAATGATGATGTACTTTTATGTTTATGGGTgatatttacaatttaaatagaagactgctcttttaaaaaaaaaagtgttttttatttttttagggggttATTCCTTACTATGAGAATTGAACCTCCACTTTCATTGTGACGGCCCTGGTGAAACTCGTTCATCGTATGCAATAACTGttaaattttctttaaatttattggaGTTCCCATTTTACTTGGTAGATCAATACACCgtaataaaatataagcaaaaagaaTGATGCTATTTATAGCGAAGAATTTTATCCTTAAAGTTTTTCGAACTAATCTTCACCATTAGATCTACAAGTAATACAATAAATAGATGGATAGAATACAaggtgaattgattaattgattaattttttttttacaagatacaAAGTGAATTGATGATGCGGTTACTTTACCCTATGGTGATATATGTCGCGAACAACTTTCTCGGgacaaataacattaatcaagcaaaaaaaataCACCTCGCTAGATACATATccattttttacttatatttttttaaaaagttttgctTTTACCTGCTACGgttactattataaacaaaaattaatattttagattcattcattaaatgatgtatgtggtgtATGATAAATACCATATACATTATCTAGAAGTCCTACCTCAACTgacaaaatgccgaaattgttaggccggatgccatgaccggagttcgaaccccgtacctccacttgtgtgtgagtttataatgactttgccatttcgtctatctacaaaaaaaaaaaaagaccatatacatcattaattaattgaatctaaaatgtagatttttgcttataatagtaacCAAATGGTGTATCTTATTATTTTGGAGATTCGCATATTttccatttatatattttttttaacaagtattTTCCATTTATATACCAATATACTCTATTTATATGGGAAACCAACTTTGCAGTTGTCAAGTGACTTTCTATTTTTTACTCCATATCCGTtttacatttccaatacaactttGCATGATGCTGGAGATGTGTCTCTGATACTCGATGTATGATAGGAATGTGGAGTAGGGATTGTTAGTCCTTAAAGCCCTGGATTTGATGCTGCACTGTGAGTGTGCTACTGCTGCAAATTATGCAGTCTGTGTTACATGCACTCCTTTCTCTAATATCACATTGTCTGATATAGGAATATGTTAAACCTCATAAAACCAAAGCCCTACATCAACATATCAAGTGAAATAGGCATATCTAGGTATAACAATGATACATTTTCCATTATGTTCATTATACTTGTTCTGAAATAGGCATATCTAGGTTCATAAATCATAGCCCTACTTCAAGAGAGATATCAAGTGaagtttaagaaaataagagaTATTTTTACACATGTTTCCACTATGTTAAGTGTACTAGTTTTCACTTTTCCCCTGTCATATTTTCATtctcacttttattttacttttatgctaGTAAAATATATATGCAAAGAAAAAATTGTGGAGTCCGGACTTGCATGATTAATAAATACAAAAGCAATTCTATATCACTCCAAAACAGAATGGAAAGTTTCATATTAGGTATTGGGGTTCTTGTGTTGCTGTATATTCTTGTTTGATTACCTTGAATTCAATTGTTTTTCTCTGTTTACTATCCAAttatgtttttctcattgattgaaaaaaaaggCTCAGTCCAGTCTTGGTTCTTTGCAGAATGCcttcaaatatgattttagtaGAAAATGGGAATCGAGAGattgttaattaataaatgaTTGAACATGGTACCtacaaacaaaatattcaatacTTAATTCAATGATCAACCCGAACTTTCATGTATTTCATTTGAGGTTGTTAGCTATAGTGATGAGGATTTAGAGTGCACATTGTTTACTGTTTCATGTCGAGAAAAGAGCAACACTTAGGTTAATGGTGGATAACTGGTGGCTCTCTCTAGTGGTCTAATCAGCTTCATGTGAGTCAAGTTCTTCAAGGAGAAAATGTTAGGGAGaatcttagaggtttcatggaTATCCTAATTTGAGGGATGAATACCCTTTGGATCTTACTTATTCTATGGCTGAGATTGCCAAAATATGTACCGCTCATGACCTCAATTCAAGAACAAATGTTTGAGGTTTTCATGGTTCTGTCTAAGTTTCAATCCTCAAAATTGGACAAGAGTTTTGTGAGTTTATTTAATCTTTCTATACAAAGTAAAATACAACGACTTGCCTTGCGAGTGTTGCACACAGTATTTATGgaaataaatagaaacaaacTATATATGtagtataattatatataacattaggtggtatttatttatattggtCACAAGAGGAACATAAATTTAAGTGgggtttatttaatttaatgtagAATACCCATCTAGTTATGATACATAATCAAATATCTCTGTAGCCATTGCAGAGGATCCAATTTACTCTGTGAGCCATGCTAGGAAAAGAAAGGGGTAATAGGAAATGTATCGCATGGATTTTCTCGTTGACGATGAGGGGAGGAAAAGGACAAGGTACAACAAAAACACAACCACAACCAACATTGGAGTTACAACCATAAAGAGATTGGCCAACCAAGTAAGTTCACTGATAACAGTGTAGAGACCAGTCATGAAAGCCAAAGATAGAGAAATGAGAGCGGTTCCAAGAAGTGGCAACACGATTTTCAGTGAGAAAGTCACCAATTCAGTTAATCCAAGTTTTGCCAAAAAGAGTATGATAGTAGAACTAATGGAACTGAACAATGATATTGTGATGAAGATAATGAAAGCTTGGAACATTGCATGACATAGGTTGTTTGCTTTTCCATCCGCTTCACCTGGAACAGCAAAACATGCTGCTACTGAAGCAGTGATTATAAGTGTTGAAACCAATGTGAGTGTCTCTACCCTGTCTCTATATTGCTTGTTGGAGCCTGTCAAAAAGAAATATCGTGGTTCAGTGGTGTTGGAGACATTTTCGTTATTCTCATTTGGCTTTGAATCACTTTGTCCTTTATTCTTATTCGACTTTGTGTCACCTTCTCCTAGTTGTAGTGAGTTTGAATCACTTTGTCTTGATTTATCATGAACCAATCTTTTAAACCTCGTTTTTGCACCAGCAGAATTCAGTGCAATGCGTGTAAGTTGCTGCAAACATTACATCTATTTGTcatatataaaaggaaaaaagataaaggCCTAAAACTAAAGATTGTAAATatgtttgaaataattttatatcattcaatTGTAGAACACTTGGTGAATGGTCCTGATCTTAAACTCTTTTAAGTTCAACGAAATTTGTTTGTCCTGATTAATTTGAgttaaaaatgagttgaataGTAAACTTCTAAAAATCCAAACCTGTCAAAATCAATTACACTTACCTCTCTTGTGGATGTATCACGAAATTGAGAAATTGCATTGACAAATTCAAGAGCTGTTTGATTGTTTTGGTTAACCAGATGAAGATCCACTCTTTCATCCCATGTTAAGTAAAAAACAGTTTTGGGATGACACGATTTTGCAGCCAGATGCAAAGGAGTATCTCCTTTCTTATCCTTTTGATTTATCATCTTATGAAGTTCAGGAATTCGACGACTTTGCAGCAGTATGTGTTGTACTAGCTCATGCTTTCCATTTTTTGCTGCAACATGAAGAATATTACGCTTAAATGAAGTGTCAAGCATCTCAGTGGGATCTGGACAGTATTCTAACAACTTCTTTACCACTTTCAAGTGGCCTCCATGAGATGCTAGATGAATTGAGAAATAGCCATATTTGTCCCTTTGATTGGTGCAACATTTACATATGCCAAGTAATAATTCAACGCCTTTAAGGTAACCTATAGATGCTGCATAATGAAGTGGAAGCCTTTCATATGTGTCCGTTGAATGTATCCAAGTTGGCTTCTTTTGCAGTATGACCCTTAGCATTTCTAATCACACATGTATAATTGTGAGTtagatcaaatataaaaatgtaattttttttttatacaaatataaTGTTTATTCTAGGATAAGATGCCCTGATAATTTGGATTCGACATAAAGGTAAGTGAAATCtaacaaagaattttttttaactatgatTTAAACTCGGATTCCTCGAACATATTGTTATTAACCAAAACTATTTATACTAACTAGAACTAGTTATTTAACCATTTGATATTAATCATTTGGTTTCATAGATTCAATAATAAATTGTCTCAAAAAGTGGTTATTCAAATAACATTCCTTTATAAATATTACCTTGATTCCGCTTCATGATTGCTGCTACGACGGGCGATAATCCCTTTGGGGTAGCAACATAGCTGGGGCAGTTCTCCATGATTACTTCGACTGCTTCCTTGTCCTTGCTATCAACAGCAAGGTAAAGTACTGATTGTTTTGCATGGTTAACATTAAGAAACACAATTTCATAACACCACTTCGACGATGAATCCCCGATCTTGTAGAGCTCACAAGCTTTGAAAATCTTATCCCCGCCAATTCTCTTCTTGTCACGACATAACATTGCCTCATGAAACATAGTGTTTCCTTCAACATTCTCTATCTTCACAAATTTTAACAAGTCCTCCATATTTGACTTTTCATCATAATCTTCTTCTAACAAGTCCTTCATATTTGAGTCTTCATCATAGTTTTCTAACAAGTCCTCCATATTTGACTCTTCATCATAGTCTTTTGGGCTATCCAAATTGTTAGTGTATTCTAACCATGCTGTTCTTATATCACGCCGTTCAATATTAGCATATGCTTTCAATAGCTTTTCAACGATTGAGATGTGTCCACATCTTGCAGCAATATGTAACGCACTCTCATTGTTTTCATTAAACTCGAACAAAAGTGTTGGAGCATGTTCAACTACAAGACTCACAATCTTATCATTGCCATTCTGAGCTGCTATATGTAGCACAGTGTTTTTGGTAGGTGTCTTAATTTCTATTAGAAGAGAGGAATACGACAAACTCCTCATTGGACCAGCTCTGTATACTTGATCAAgcaattcaattttattctcATTATCACTACAGTTTGGAAGAATTTTAGTCACTTCAGATGGTTCAGTTTCAATATCAGTTTCCTCACTCGGTAAGACGATTGCACCTGGCAATATTGAAACTAGACTTGTGTTGTTGAAGGATTCACTAGCACATAGTTCGACATTTAGTGTTTGGGGAAAATAAACCATATTAAAGAGAGGAAAATAGCAATCCCTTCCCTGCGGTTACAACTTGAGTCaggaatttataaattaatattaattttatagttACGAGTGAAAAATACTAGTATAATTAGTTGATTCATAGTTCTGTGATTGTGAACTTATCTCAGTTGTTAGAcacaattcaaaatataatatataagattcgaggttcgaacctcagccACCAACCCACCACAAATAAATTGATTTATAGTTATCAACAATTAGTAATTTTAAGTCGGTAGCGTCATTTTATGTAtgttatacaaataaaaatagagtAAATTCTCACTTTGGCATCTGACTCTACACCTCGCTGTCAAGGTCTCTGACTCataattaaatacaaagtaGTATCTGAATGTACAGTTGTACACTTCCGTTATTAGTTTAGTCCATGACGTTAAAAATTTCTATTAACTGATGAGATAGCCTACATGAGGTGTCACATGGACCAAAATGAAAGTAGaaaatagtcactttagtccctgaaccGAAAATCAATATTTTCTCACTTTGATGAAAGTACATAatgaaagtgaaagatgaaaatAGCCACTTTGGTCCCTAAATCTTATTTAATTTCCtctttgttcaaaatcaattttctctttttgctATTGTTAATTAGTGGAGATTTGTGGTAAGAAAGGAACATAGTAAACTTTAAAATCTTTTGTTCCGCCAATCAAGGAATTCAGGACTACTATAATTAATAGTATGTCTCATGTCAAATGTGATTTTAGTAAAAATGTATGTATGTTTCATACCTGCCAAACAATTAAGTATGCCTCCAAACTTTGGCTTAACTAAACATAATCAAAATAGTTTCAACTATATCTTATTTTCTATTAAAACACATTTATCAAAAAGCATCTAGAAACATACTATCGAAAATAGCTTCAACCACGTCTTACTTTTTACTAAATCACAATTATCAAACATGCACGTAGAAACATGCTAGTCAAGTTCACTCCGCACACATATATATACactctaaaatgaaaaaaatattatactttttaGAATTGACGAGTAAAATGTGGTGATTTCTTATAAACATTGTAATTTAGTTCAATATAGagaattaacaacaacaaaaatttaaacaCTTGTGCACCTTAAAAGTCACCTAATTTCCTGTGCAAGtcctctctctctttttttggtACAGTCCTATACAAGTTCTCTGTTGcattaataatataacaaagattgctggaaaaaaaaaaattaataaagataTACACACGCTTTTCTAAACACATAAAATATAATCCAATATACAATAGTTTAGAGGAAAAATGAGTATAATCAACCCGTACTACATATAGCTTGTAAATATTCAAAAGAGAAAACGGTtataaatatagtttttctttACGAGATATATATCACGAATATTTACGGTCATTAATTATTATGTAAATGTGAGtgtaataagaaaaatagaattgtctttttttttttggtcggggttcgaaccccgaaccttacatatattatgcatagtccataccaattgagttaatCTCACAAggacaaataaatataaatgtctAAAGCAGGTATATAAATAATCTTCACTCTAAATATGGTAAAATGAAGAAATGCAGAAAATAGTGTAAGGAGAAGAAGAATCACCAGGAAAAAAAGGAGTATGGAGAAGAAGTAAGGGTAAACCAAATTGTCTGAAGCTAGCTCACCAAATCTGCAATACCTTGATATTGTACTTGTAGTAATTATAGTATTATTATGGTACTATTAGGTGCCAAAGATACTGAAACATGAATGCATCTATTTATAAGATTATAATAATTGACAATAATTCTTTACGTGTGCAAATCAATCGCTACAATTCAAGAACAATTCTTTCCCCTGTTTCCAATTAAAGTTACATATCCCTCCtttcttgattttgatttttttttctttcccggTGGTGCTTGATTTCAAAGATTAACAACATGTGAAACTCGTTGATCGTTTGCAAAAACTATTCAAgctttttcttaattttctaGGGTCTCCATTTTACTTGGTAGACGTAGGGTGGATTTTTCTTAGTAAATTTTCGATACTTTGGAGTTTAGTGGGATATCGGTatcattttatttcaataatttaaaagaaaatattatttaccCAAATACTCACATAACtagaattaattatttaacGACTTGACTGCAATCACTTAGTTTCACAATATCTaacatgaaaatataaaatgatattttaaaaaaggatATGGACCATCtcctttatttttctctatttcccTCTCATAACTCTGATCCATCTCTCTTAAACTCactctctttatatatatatatatatatatatatatatataatcaagaGATTGAGAttaatagagagataaagaatCAGGAAAGGGaataagagaaaaattaaaGGAGAGAACCtaatttggttaaaaaaattaacctttcaatgaattaaataataataattgttcaaaaaaaagcattaaataattgaaaaattctCTGGCCCATCCAAAAAAACAAGTGAACTGgtccatatttttttctctctaaataaACAATAGAGaacaatagagaaaaaaaaagggaaacTTTATTTGTAAAGttacttcaaaatttaaatttattttaaaataattaaattaaagaataatATAGGAAGGTACTATCTAAACAAATTTAAGGTatcattttgttcaaatttttgtAAGGTATCAGAGTTTTCACCTCGATACAAATTTACAAACATTGCTTAAATACCGGCTCACGATTGTTGGGACACATTTGATATATGGGGTTCGGAGATCAAAATAAGGGAGAGTtgaattgagagaaaaataacaataaaaagttGGTACAGTATAAATATATACGGTGTTGGTATGGGTTTTATGGcaaagaaacattttttaaaatgaaaattgggaCAAAGGTCTTGTGTTTCTAATTCATGATAAAATCCACATAAAGCCTATTTAATATAATAGTTCTTGGAACATTTCTTGAACACTTAAATTGTTGCTGCATATGTCGAACACTTGAAATCATTTCTGCAAAGAATCAAactttaaaacataaaataacttTGTTAGATACAAAATTTGAACTGAGTTATAGATTatgtcgctctctttaagacgttctGCGGCTCTGCCTGAATGGTGCAACATATATTTCTTGGCTCGtcgtctccaggataaaacattCATTACAAACTTAAGTATGAGTACTCTATGCACAAAGAGAACTCACCAAACCAACACCCACACAATACTACCAAAACTGCTCGGTATACAAAACCAAAGATTAAAGAATTTCTTTTAGAAATCAACTATTTTCTTGTCACTAAAAATTGCTTTCTCGGTGTTCTCAAATTTTccttctttctatttttctaaaacTGATTTCTCATTTTTGTCTATGGAGCTATCTACCTTTATATAATCCTTTAGTTCTAAATGTCTATGTTGGCCCATGAATATGGAAGAAACAATATTATACAATTTATGTAATAATGTTTACAAGTTTTAATTCAACTcataaaaacaccaaaatagTAGGCAGGATATCCTAATCGGAATTTAAACCTTGAATTCTTCATTATGAATATAAGTTTTCAATTGTTACGTCATTTTatctttctaaaaaataaactgtGTATTAATAAATATCACTTCAAATAAGATTAATgaagatatatatatacacacgaTTTTCAAATAAAGTTAAGCGTGAATGAATGTTTCACcctcattaattatttatgtaaATGTAAATGTGAGTGTGATGAGAAAAGTGGTATAATTAATAGAATATGTGATAAGAGAAATAGAAATGTGTAAAGcaagtatataaaaataatcttCACTCAAAAAATAGTCAAATAAAGAAATGCAGAAAATAGAGTAGGGAGAAGAAGTAAGGGTAAACCAAAGTTGTTTGAAGCTAGCTCAGCAAATCTGCGtctatttataatatttgtgattGATTCTCTAATTCTTTACGTGTGCAATGTTATgctgaaaaaggaaagagataagctactctctctctctctctccttttaTTCCATTTGTCATGTGCAAATAACTAAAGAACAATTCTTTCCTCTGTTCACAATTAAAGTAACATATCCCTCCTTTCTTGATTATAAAGATT
Above is a genomic segment from Medicago truncatula cultivar Jemalong A17 chromosome 5, MtrunA17r5.0-ANR, whole genome shotgun sequence containing:
- the LOC11434683 gene encoding protein ACCELERATED CELL DEATH 6, whose amino-acid sequence is MVYFPQTLNVELCASESFNNTSLVSILPGAIVLPSEETDIETEPSEVTKILPNCSDNENKIELLDQVYRAGPMRSLSYSSLLIEIKTPTKNTVLHIAAQNGNDKIVSLVVEHAPTLLFEFNENNESALHIAARCGHISIVEKLLKAYANIERRDIRTAWLEYTNNLDSPKDYDEESNMEDLLENYDEDSNMKDLLEEDYDEKSNMEDLLKFVKIENVEGNTMFHEAMLCRDKKRIGGDKIFKACELYKIGDSSSKWCYEIVFLNVNHAKQSVLYLAVDSKDKEAVEVIMENCPSYVATPKGLSPVVAAIMKRNQEMLRVILQKKPTWIHSTDTYERLPLHYAASIGYLKGVELLLGICKCCTNQRDKYGYFSIHLASHGGHLKVVKKLLEYCPDPTEMLDTSFKRNILHVAAKNGKHELVQHILLQSRRIPELHKMINQKDKKGDTPLHLAAKSCHPKTVFYLTWDERVDLHLVNQNNQTALEFVNAISQFRDTSTREQLTRIALNSAGAKTRFKRLVHDKSRQSDSNSLQLGEGDTKSNKNKGQSDSKPNENNENVSNTTEPRYFFLTGSNKQYRDRVETLTLVSTLIITASVAACFAVPGEADGKANNLCHAMFQAFIIFITISLFSSISSTIILFLAKLGLTELVTFSLKIVLPLLGTALISLSLAFMTGLYTVISELTWLANLFMVVTPMLVVVVFLLYLVLFLPSSSTRKSMRYISYYPFLFLAWLTE